A genomic region of Haliotis asinina isolate JCU_RB_2024 chromosome 1, JCU_Hal_asi_v2, whole genome shotgun sequence contains the following coding sequences:
- the LOC137256497 gene encoding GTP-binding nuclear protein Ran, which translates to MAEMQQCQLAELVQFKLVLVGDGGVGKTTFVKRHMTGEFEKKYVATLGVEVHPLVFHTNRGPIKFNVWDTAGQEKFGGLRDGYYIQGQCAIIMFDVTSRVTYKNVPNWHRDLVRVCESVPIVLCGNKVDIKDRKVKAKTITFHRKKNLQYYDVSAKSNYNFEKPFLWLARKLVGDPNLEFVAMPALQPPEVQMDEELKEKYEEELKTAQGLALPEDDDDI; encoded by the exons atggcagaaatgcagcagtgTCAGCTGGCAGAACTTGTCCAGTTTAAG CTTGTTTTGGTAGGAGATGGTGGTGTAGGTAAAACAACATTCGTCAAGCGACACATGACAGGagaatttgaaaagaaatatgttg CAACACTTGGTGTAGAAGTGCATCCACTTGTGTTCCACACAAACAGAGGGCCGATCAAATTCAATGTATGGGATACAGCAGGACAGGAGAAGTTTGGTGGTCTTAGAGATGGCTATTATATACAGG GACAATGTGCCATTATCATGTTTGATGTAACATCTCGTGTGACATATAAGAATGTTCCTAACTGGCATAGAGACTTAGTTCGTGTGTGTGAAAGTGTGCCAATTGTTCTGTGTGGCAACAAAGTGGATATCAAGGACAGGAAAGTGAAAGCCAAGACCATCACCTTCCATAGGAAGAAGAACTTGCAG TACTATGATGTCTCGGCTAAGAGTAACTACAACTTTGAGAAGCCATTCCTGTGGTTGGCACGTAAACTGGTGGGCGACCCCAACCTGGAGTTTGTAGCCATGCCTGCTCTGCAGCCCCCAGAGGTTCAAATGGATGAGGAGCTGAAGGAAAAATATGAGGAAGAGTTGAAG ACGGCACAAGGGCTTGCGCTGCCAGAGGATGACGACGATATCTAG